In the Tetrapisispora phaffii CBS 4417 chromosome 7, complete genome genome, one interval contains:
- the AIP1 gene encoding Aip1p (similar to Saccharomyces cerevisiae AIP1 (YMR092C); ancestral locus Anc_2.470) yields MSLSLQSVIAPLPATERNFTTHLSYDEATNSIAYPCGKSAFVRSFDDDSVVQFTGHTSANVTVVKFSPIKNSQYLCSGDSSGKVIVWGWSRDPETKLVDINIKSEFQVLAGPVTDISWDFEGKRLCIVGEGRDSFGAFLSWDSGNSLGELSGHSKRINACHFKQSRPMRCITVGDDSSVVFFQGPPFKFSSSDRTHHDQGKFIRDVQFSPNSGDFAVTVGSDRKICCFDGKTGEFIKYIEDPNEEITAGIFALSFVDETKFVTASADAVIRLYDINESKVLQKWSLPEKSVANQLVGVVTAKGGQIIALSLDGKLNIFKIGESDAIRTIKGHNKGITALAVNPLISGSYDGRVIEWSDDNSKIKQNDEHNNLVVSIDNSDATQIATVSWDDTLRVNATVKHNFASQPMVATSDDKNSVTAVITADDILYVVNSQSGEIVQEKQLADTATAVGLTGSLVAVGYEKSREIEVFKSSDLNESYKLTQPLQATPSCLSISPSGSYLAAGDVMGKIVLYELSTKSVKTSRWSFHTSQITSIEWRPTDEDDEDYVVTGSTDTNIIIYSVKRTMKTIKYLNAHKGGVTCVKWKDGETVVSAGTDACIKQWSVDFS; encoded by the coding sequence ATGTCTTTAAGTTTACAATCAGTTATAGCTCCATTGCCTGCTACTGAACGTAATTTTACTACTCATCTATCTTATGATGAGGCCACCAATTCCATTGCGTATCCATGTGGTAAGTCTGCCTTTGTTAGATCATTTGATGACGATAGTGTGGTTCAATTCACTGGACATACTTCTGCAAATGTAACAGTTGTTAAGTTTTCTCCAATTAAAAACTCCCAATATTTATGTTCTGGTGATAGTTCTGGTAAAGTAATTGTTTGGGGTTGGAGCCGTGACCCTGAAACGAAGTTAGTcgatattaatattaaatctGAGTTCCAAGTCTTAGCTGGTCCTGTCACCGATATTTCTTGGGATTTTGAAGGTAAAAGATTATGTATTGTCGGTGAAGGCCGTGACAGTTTTGGTGCTTTCCTTTCTTGGGATTCTGGGAATTCCTTAGGTGAATTATCTGGTCATTCAAAGAGAATCAACGCCTGTCATTTCAAACAATCAAGACCAATGAGATGTATCACTGTAGGTGATGATAGTAGTGTGGTGTTTTTCCAAGGTCCACCTTTTAAGTTTAGTTCAAGTGATAGAACACATCACGATCAAGGTAAATTTATCAGAGATGTCCAATTTTCACCAAATTCTGGAGATTTTGCTGTCACTGTTGGTTCTGACAGAAAAATCTGTTGCTTTGATGGTAAAACAGGtgaattcatcaaatacaTAGAAGATccaaatgaagaaataacTGCTGGTATTTTTGCTTTAAGTTTTGTCGACGAAACTAAATTCGTTACTGCTAGTGCAGATGCTGTCATTAGGTTATatgatattaatgaatcaaAAGTTTTACAAAAATGGAGTTTACCAGAAAAAAGTGTTGCAAACCAATTAGTTGGTGTTGTAACAGCCAAGGGTGGTCAAATCATTGCTTTAAGTTTAGATGGTaaactaaatatttttaagaTTGGTGAAAGCGATGCTATTAGAACTATTAAAGGTCACAATAAAGGTATTACTGCACTAGCCGTTAACCCACTAATTTCAGGTTCCTACGATGGCAGAGTTATTGAATGGTCTGATGACAACtctaaaattaaacaaaatgatgaacataataatttagTTGTTTCTATAGATAATAGCGATGCAACTCAAATTGCTACCGTATCGTGGGATGACACTTTAAGAGTGAATGCAACTGTTAAGCATAACTTTGCATCACAACCAATGGTAGCCACTTctgatgataaaaatagTGTCACTGCTGTCATTACTGctgatgatattttatatgtTGTCAACTCTCAAAGTGGTGAAATTGTTcaagaaaaacaattagCTGATACTGCCACAGCAGTTGGTTTGACTGGAAGTTTAGTCGCCGTTGGTTATGAAAAATCAAGAGAAATTGAAGTCTTCAAATCATCTGATTTGAATGAATCCTATAAACTAACTCAACCACTACAGGCCACCCCATCTTGTTTATCTATATCACCATCTGGTTCCTATTTAGCTGCCGGTGACGTCATGGGTAAAATCGTTCTATATGAATTAAGCACAAAATCAGTTAAGACCTCTAGATGGAGTTTCCATACATCACAAATTACTTCTATTGAATGGAGACCAACTGATGAAGATGACGAGGATTATGTAGTTACAGGTTCTACCGACACAaacatcattatttattctgTCAAGAGAACAATGAAGACCATAAAATACCTGAATGCTCATAAAGGAGGTGTTACTTGTGTGAAATGGAAAGATGGAGAAACGGTTGTTAGTGCTGGTACAGACGCTTGTATTAAACAATGGTCAGTAGATTTCAGTTAA
- the YTA12 gene encoding m-AAA protease subunit YTA12 (similar to Saccharomyces cerevisiae YTA12 (YMR089C); ancestral locus Anc_2.472), giving the protein MDSLRREVSKSDSDFKTSKEWGEAGTVIVDRKMAKLSALIKKEKMQLQSKKENSNKDVVDEDYVNHHIENDSTPQYSDLEKRIKEKELKLEYYNVLKEMFKDKPSIDVSKYLNPTMKMQDEKKKNNNDNNNNNNSNSNSNSNNSKKNESEKPPENFNDQIKLIFLSLMVLFALEAFIPGDSMREISWQDFYNDLLSKGYVEKLVVVNKSLVRVVLNDNGKAQATVDSGKDIFYYFNIGDIEVFEHKLKTAYEELNIQNQLELPVIYVQEGNWGKSLYQILPTALMIVGIIWLTRKSAQSAAGGKNGIFGISRSKAKMFNSDTNVKVKFNAVAGCDEAKEEIMEFVSFLKEPSRYERMGAKIPRGAILSGPPGTGKTLLAKATAGEAGVPFYFVSGSEFVEMFVGVGAARVRDLFKTAKENAPSIVFVDEIDAIGKARQKGNFSGANDERENTLNQLLVEMDGFTSSDHVVVLAGTNRPDILDKALLRPGRFDRHINIDKPELSGRKAIFDVHLKKIKISDDIYDLKNRLAVLTPGFSGADIANVCNEAALIAARDDSHFVALNHFEQAVERVIGGVERKSKVLSPEEKKTVAYHEAGHAVCGWFLQFADPLLKVSIIPRGQGALGYAQYLPGDLYLLSEQQLMDRITMALGGRVSEELHFKSVTSGASDDFKKITQMATSMVTQLGMSKKIGWINFQKRNENDLTKPYSEDTAKIVDGEVYRIIQESHARCKKLLQDHAEGVEKVAQLLLKKEVLTREDMIMLLGKRPFPERNDAFDKYLNERDNNPEEARI; this is encoded by the coding sequence ATGGATAGTTTGAGAAGGGAAGTATCCAAGTCTGATTCAGATTTCAAGACGAGTAAAGAGTGGGGAGAGGCAGGTACCGTGATTGTGGATAGGAAGATGGCTAAATTGAGTGCATTAATtaagaaagagaaaatgCAATTGCAATCAAAAAAAGAGAACTCGAATAAAGATGTCGTCGATGAAGATTATGTTAATCATCATATCGAAAATGATAGTACTCCTCAATATAGCGATTTGGagaaaagaattaaagAGAAAGAACTGAAGTTGGAGTATTATAACGTACTTAAAGAAATGTTTAAAGATAAACCTTCTATAGACGTCAGTAAGTATCTTAATCCAACTATGAAAATGCAGGatgagaagaagaaaaacaacaatgataataataataacaataatagtaatagtaatagtaatagtaataaCTCCAAGAAAAATGAAAGCGAAAAACCTCCAGAAAACTTCAATGATCAAattaaattgatttttctgTCTTTAATGGTTTTGTTTGCTCTAGAGGCATTTATTCCAGGCGATTCCATGAGAGAAATATCATGGCAAGATTTTTACAACGATTTATTGTCAAAAGGGTACGTCGAAAAGTTAGTTGTTGTGAATAAATCATTGGTTAGAGTTGTATTAAACGATAACGGTAAAGCACAAGCGACGGTTGATTCTGGAAAAGACATATTTTACTATTTTAACATTGGTGATATTGAAGTTTTTGAACACAAACTGAAAACAGCTTATGAAGAATTAAACATTCAAAATCAACTTGAACTTCCTGTAATCTATGTTCAAGAGGGAAATTGGGGGAAATCACTATATCAAATACTACCAACTGCCTTAATGATTGTAGGTATTATTTGGTTAACACGTAAATCAGCACAATCTGCTGCTGGTGGTAAAAATGGAATATTTGGTATCAGTCGTTCAAAAGCTAAGATGTTTAATTCGGATACTAATGTTAAAGTCAAATTTAACGCTGTGGCTGGTTGCGATGAAGCAAAGGAAGAAATTATGGAATTTGTTAGCTTTTTAAAAGAACCTTCTCGTTATGAAAGAATGGGTGCAAAGATTCCTAGAGGTGCTATTTTATCAGGCCCACCGGGTACAGGTAAGACACTGCTAGCCAAAGCTACTGCTGGTGAGGCAGGTGTTCCATTTTACTTTGTTTCCGGTTCtgaatttgttgaaatGTTTGTAGGGGTTGGTGCAGCTAGAGTTCGTGATTTGTTCAAAACCGCTAAAGAAAATGCACCATCGATTGTATTCGTTGATGAAATTGACGCTATTGGCAAAGCCAGACAGAAAGGTAACTTTTCTGGTGCAAATGATGAAAGAGAAAACACTTTAAATCAGCTATTGGTTGAAATGGATGGTTTCACTTCATCTGACCATGTTGTCGTTTTGGCCGGTACTAACAGACCAGATATCTTAGATAAAGCGTTATTGAGACCTGGCAGATTCGATAGACATATAAACATTGATAAACCTGAATTGTCGGGAAGAAAAGCAATATTTGATGTccatttaaagaaaatcaaGATTTCAGATGATATTtatgatttgaaaaatagATTAGCAGTTCTAACTCCTGGGTTTTCTGGTGCGGATATAGCAAATGTTTGTAATGAAGCAGCTTTGATTGCTGCAAGAGATGACTCCCATTTCGTGgcattaaatcattttgaACAAGCCGTTGAGAGAGTTATTGGTGGTGTTGAAAGAAAATCCAAAGTATTATCTCCAGAAGAGAAGAAAACTGTAGCATATCATGAAGCAGGACATGCTGTGTGCGGATGGTTTTTACAATTTGCTGATCCACTTTTGAAAGTCAGTATTATCCCAAGAGGTCAAGGAGCGTTAGGTTATGCTCAATATTTACCAGGagatttatatttattaagCGAGCAACAATTAATGGATAGGATCACGATGGCTTTAGGAGGTAGGGTTTCAGAAGAGCTCCACTTCAAATCAGTGACAAGTGGTGCCAGcgatgattttaaaaaaattactcAAATGGCAACCTCAATGGTGACCCAACTAGGTATGAGCAAGAAGATTGGATGGATTAATTtccaaaaaagaaacgaaAACGATTTGACGAAACCTTACAGCGAAGATACAGCAAAAATTGTTGACGGTGAAGTGTATCGCATAATTCAAGAAAGTCATGCTAGATGTAAGAAACTATTGCAAGATCACGCCGAAGGCGTTGAGAAAGTCGCACAactattattgaagaaagaagtTTTAACCAGAGAAGACATGATAATGTTGTTGGGTAAAAGACCGTTCCCTGAAAGAAACGATGCTTTCGACAAATATTTGAACGAGAGGGACAACAACCCCGAAGAAGCCAGAATTTAG
- the TPHA0G03120 gene encoding uncharacterized protein (similar to Saccharomyces cerevisiae YMR090W): MSPLKVAVFGATGRIGGRVMNLLIKSDAFAPPMAVVRKKEQVELFKDGATAAVTSIVEATVAEIANTIKGYDAVVFAAANFRAGGESSALLVDLDGCNKVVDACKLANVKRFVLISAVKAQDRDFWDVVPGFKPYYIIKNAADQYVFHSDLDYTVIQPGWFNENKGTGKMLKKQDLSKTESEQWPITMDDVALSVTESLQHPESTTRKVITLSNGDTPMAEAFKTF; this comes from the coding sequence atgtcCCCTTTAAAAGTTGCTGTTTTTGGTGCTACCGGTAGAATCGGTGGCAGAGTGATGAACTTATTGATCAAATCAGATGCGTTTGCTCCACCTATGGCTGTTGTCAGAAAGAAGGAACAAGTCGAACTCTTCAAGGATGGTGCAACTGCTGCAGTGACTTCAATTGTAGAGGCCACTGTTGCTGAGATTGCCAATACTATCAAAGGCTACGATGCTGTTGTTTTTGCTGCTGCTAATTTCCGTGCTGGCGGTGAAAGTAGCGCTCTTTTGGTAGATTTAGATGGTTGCAATAAAGTGGTTGACGCTTGTAAACTTGCAAATGTTAAGAgatttgttttaatttctgCAGTAAAAGCACAAGATAGAGATTTCTGGGATGTGGTTCCAGGTTTCAAACCATATTACATCATTAAAAATGCAGCCGACCAATACGTATTTCACTCAGACTTGGATTACACAGTTATTCAACCAGGTTGGTTCAACGAAAATAAAGGAACTGGAAAGATGTTGAAGAAACaagatttatcaaaaacTGAAAGTGAACAATGGCCAATAACAATGGATGATGTTGCTCTCTCAGTTACTGAATCGCTTCAACACCCCGAGTCTACAACTAGAAAAGTCATTACTTTGAGTAACGGCGATACCCCAATGGCCGAAGCTTTCAAGACATTTTAA
- the VBA1 gene encoding Vba1p (similar to Saccharomyces cerevisiae VBA1 (YMR088C); ancestral locus Anc_2.473): protein MKSIDNSNVNNTEETQLLKNNAVNNSDTSLAKSGGYNSIVSGASSDSNNKPKLDPITKYNLSLSKGPILTSLWLGSFLSALDATIVAVIMNRVAEDFNASNQKQWIATSYLLTNTAFQPLYGRLSDIIGRKYTQLIVPFFFGMGSFLTTFSKTLPQFALARAVAGIGGGGISAMSSIAVSDICTVKERGMYQGYANIFYGAGQLIGAPIGGLLIDRIGWRALFAFQVPMVAVAMFLSFTYLNIKLAHLPPKEERYKWKHLSKLDIFGSITLVITIGICIVILSDNGLNRMVLGAMGLLSFGLFLIIEKYYTKHQILPLKCLQGSFGYASLTIIISTYVIFGEYFRTPIYLQVIQNFTVSQSGIFLLFPTICVAGGSVLTGRVLKQSKMDLEKCSYQLIFYSVCTQFVGLLMLTLLINYLHIFNSNNTKPGVGNIFHELTTVDFSWKIIFCIATSLVTFGYASILVATLVSIVHTVEKSQQGSITGLFYLWRSLGNVLGTSITLITYENNLTSKLYKFMFENPEQHMDYIFTIEEYKALVKNSGYLRSHFSKDVVEELLAVYRNAFVQSYIPNLLICSVGVVISYLLMRSYKPQHKTLLHC from the coding sequence ATGAAATCAATTGACAACTCCAACGTCAATAACACTGAGGAAACTCAActgttgaaaaataatgCGGTGAATAATAGCGATACATCTCTTGCGAAAAGTGGTGGATATAACTCCATCGTCAGTGGTGCTTCATCagattcaaataataaaccCAAACTCGACCCTAtcacaaaatataatttaagtTTAAGCAAAGGACCAATATTGACATCCCTGTGGTTAGGTTCCTTCTTATCGGCATTGGATGCAACTATTGTTGCTGTCATCATGAATAGAGTTGCAGAAGACTTCAACGCCTCAAATCAAAAACAATGGATAGCAACgtcatatttattaacaaaCACTGCATTTCAACCTCTTTATGGTAGACTCTCCGATATCATAGGAAGAAAATATACCCAACTAATAGTCccttttttttttggaatGGGGTCATTTTTAACAACATTTTCCAAGACTCTACCACAATTTGCATTAGCAAGAGCTGTTGCAGGTATTGGTGGTGGTGGCATAAGTGCCATGAGTAGTATTGCTGTAAGTGACATATGCACTGTAAAAGAAAGAGGGATGTATCAAGGCTACGCAAACATCTTTTACGGTGCTGGTCAACTTATTGGTGCTCCAATCGGCGGTCTATTGATTGATAGAATCGGGTGGAGAGCTCTATTCGCGTTTCAAGTTCCAATGGTAGCAGTTGCCATGTTTTTGAGTTTCACTTACcttaatattaaattagcACATCTACCTCCAAAGGAAGAAAGGTATAAATGGAAACACTTGTCAAAATTGGATATATTTGGTTCCATCACTTTGGTCATAACAATCGGTATTTGTATCGTGATTTTATCAGATAATGGATTGAACAGAATGGTTTTAGGTGCAATGGGATTGCTAAGTTTCGGCCTTTTCCTTATAATCGAAAAATACTATACAAAACATCAAATTTTGCCATTGAAATGTTTACAGGGAAGTTTCGGTTACGCTTCTTTAACAATCATAATATCCACTTATGTCATTTTTGgtgaatattttagaaCACCAATTTACCTACAAGTTATCCAAAACTTCACAGTTTCTCAATCAGGTATTTTCCTATTATTCCCAACTATTTGTGTCGCTGGAGGTTCCGTGCTAACTGGTAGGGttttaaaacaatcaaAAATGGATTTGGAAAAATGTTCTTATCAGCTTATATTCTACAGTGTGTGCACTCAATTTGTAGGGCTATTGATGTTAACCTTGTTGATCAATTATCtacatatttttaactCAAACAATACAAAACCAGGTGTCGGGAATATTTTCCATGAATTGACGACAGTAGACTTCTCATggaaaataattttctgCATTGCAACATCATTGGTAACATTTGGTTACGCCAGTATTTTAGTGGCGACACTGGTTTCGATCGTGCACACCGTGGAAAAGAGTCAACAAGGAAGCATTACAGgtctattttatttatggAGATCATTAGGTAATGTATTGGGAACCTCAATAACGTTAATTACctatgaaaataatttgacAAGCAAATTATACAAATTTATGTTCGAAAATCCGGAGCAACACATGGACTATATATTCACAATTGAAGAATACAAAGCATTAGTAAAAAACTCAGGGTACTTAAGATCTCATTTCTCGAAGGACGttgttgaa